The genome window TTTTTCACTACGTGACATGCATTTCAAGGTGTAcataaaaatatagtttcataacttattttttggaattttctttttttaaataaaatttaaatattaattttttatttaaataaaaaaattaaaataatttataaaattatactataGGAGTTTTAAAATACACGTTAAACCCTCCCTTTTGTCAAGAATTGGATGCAAGCTGTGTTCTGCTACCAGAAACATATATTTAATGAAAACATTGCAGATCTTCAATCCACTACTATTTCGAATTAGCCCGTGGTTGAGGAATTTAGAGTTGATAACTATTTAAAACTTGTGTGATGAAATGTTATATTGGTGAAAGACATAAATTAGTATGCTTATTTGATAATTCAAGCAGAAAATCTAGCTATAATTATCTCAGCTTCTCCTGATTCCAGCCATCTGACCTCAGGGCTCCATGCTCTGAGAATGATTTCCATAAACCATTTTGGCTTTTGCGGCCATGAACATAATGTGTCCTCCACCAAATCCCATCACCACTCCACCCCCATATCCGATCAGCAGAGCTTCCcaagtaaaataattaaaagggtaattatcatcttcattttcttctcctTGAGTTGCATATTGTTGTGAAGTTTTAGAATAGCAAATAGTATATAACTTagtcaaaaaaatattagtagTATATAACTAGTATTTGCAATGTATTTCAGTGAATGAAGAAGTTCAAGAGTTTTCTATTATTGCTCATTCATGTACTAAATGTTCTTTTAGAGCTATAAAATGATAAGCTCTGGAGTCACTTGTAAGGAAGTCAAGTTTGTTAATGCAAATCAGTATTCTTCACTTTATAGTTAAAGACTTCTTCTTTCTATTTGTTTGCCAACACATGCATGGTGCAAGATCAACTTTATCATGTTTGTACCCCAAAAGATAAAAGCCAAAAGACAGAAACTTGATCCTTATTTCTATAACAAGATCATAGAACCACAAGAAACGGCCAGCACCAGAGGGTTAGTAATTTACAAATGccagataaaaaattaaaaaaaaaaaaacacattaaatCTCAATTTCATCTTCTTCTGATCTCCATCCCACTGACTATTAGGCCCGGTTCTCTAGCAACAATCTTAGTTAACCATTTTGGTTTTCCAGCCATGAACATCAAATAGCCTGCAACAAATCCCAGCACCATTCCACAGCCATATCCCAGAAGCATAGCTTTCCAAGTAAGACCACTAAAAAagtaatcatcatcatcatcatcttcttcttctcgtTTCTCAGCAATGCACTTCTTGGACAATGGACGTCCACATAGCCCCAAGTTCCCAGCATAACTATCATTTTCAAATGTATGAAACTGAGCTCCCTCTGGTATACGACCGCTTAGATTATTCTGAGAGAGGTTTATATGTgaaagagaaaataaatttgtgAGTTGTTGAGGAATTACTCCATCGAGTCGATTGAAAGAGAGGTCTAGTGACTCCAGCACTGACAGTTTCCCAATTAAGGGTGGTATATGGCCGGTGAGATAATTGTGAGATAAATTGAGATATCGGAGTGACTTCAAATTTCCAATGTATTCAGGAATCTCCCCTTCGAACTTGTTTTGTGATAAATCAATGGTTGTCAATGCAGTTAAAATCCTGACAAGTTCAATCTCTACCCCTTTGATCACTACAATTATGGAATCACTGTAAGAAGCATATCCCATGTAACCAAGTATTACTTTGTGGACATCACCATTCATCATAGCACTGAAGTTTCTAATATATTTTGCTGGCAAAAGTCCTGAAAACTCATTGTATGAGAGGTCAATGATTCTCAAGCTAGGAAATGGACGCTCTATCTTAGAATCGTTGCTTATGAAACCATGGAATTTGTTGGATTTCAAGACCAGAACTTGTAGAGTTGGAAGTGACTCTAGACAGTGGGGAAAGGTATCACGTATATGATTACTTCCGATATCAAGAACTTCCAAGTATGAAAATTTAGCAAAAGAGACAGGAATTGTTCCCTCCAGCTTATTGCCATACAAATTTAAAGTTCTCAACTTACCAAATGCTAAACTTGATGGAAGACTTCCTCCGATACTATTCATCCGTAAATCCAACACTGAAAGACTGTAGTTTACACTTCCTAGACATGTAGGAAGTGCACCACTGAAATTGTTATAAGACAGATTGAGAATATGGAGAATGCTGGAATTGCAGATAAAGGAGGGCAAAAATCCGTTGAGCATATTAGACTGGAGATCAAGATACTTAAGTTGGTTTGCATTTCTTGGGAATGAGGGAAGTACACCACGCAAATTGTTGTGAGACAGATTAAGGATACAGAGAGAGCTAGAATTGCTGATGGATGCTGGCATTGATCCGTTAAGCATATTGGAGTGGAGATCAAGGATAAATAGGTTGTCCCAAGGAAGATGCTCAATACCACCTATGAGGCTGTTGTGAGAAAGATTCAAATAAAAGGATGAACCCTTCAATATCAATCCATTCCACTGTGGTATTTCTCCACCAAATTGGTTGTCTGCCAAATTTAGGTGAGTAAGGTTCACAAGTTTTGAAAATGATTGTGGAATGGTTCCATTTAGCATGTTTTCTCTACAAGAAAAATGCTCCAAGGCTGACCTAGAAGAATTAAACTCATTTAGCTGACCTATGAACCCGTTATAATCTACATATAAGTATTTTAACGATGGAAGATCAAACAACCAGGATGGTATCATCCCATCTAGCAAGTTATTCGCCAAATCTAGAGCAAGTAGTCTTGTCAGATTGAGAGCGGTTAGGTTGGAGGGCAAGTGTCCACTTAGTAAATTATCAGACAGATCTAAAGAAACGAGGTGTCCAAAGTTGTTGAACCAAGAGGGGAACTGACCAGTTAAACTATTATTATGAAGAAAAATGTATTCTAGGCTTTGAATGTTAGCTAAAGAATAGGGAATTGGGCCAGTAATATGATTAAATTCAAGGTTTATATAAGTAATTTTAGTAAGGTTTCCCAAGGTTCTTGGAATTGGCCCAGAGAAATTGCAATCCGAGAGAGACAGGGTGGTTAAGGACTTGAGGTTGGCTATTGAATCAGGTAATACCCCATGTAAATTATTgccatcaaaataaataaactggAGAGTGGAGAGTTGGAAGAGGGTGCTGTTGGGAGAGATGACTCCTTCAAGATGGCTGCAAGTCAGGTCCAGTCCGAACACGTTCCTTTTCATCGGGTCGCAGGTAACTCCTTTCCACATGCAGCAATCAGAACTCATGCTCCAGTTCATCATCTTTGGATAAGATCGATCAGATGTGCAAGCTGCAGAAGCAGAAGTATGTATCAACAAGCTAAGCTTAAATTGAAACAGCGCAACCTTTTGCATGCTAAGACTCAAATGTTTTGAAGTAGGTGCAGAAGGCAATGACACAGCAACATGATACTGCAATAACAGTAGCATTATCAAGATTCTGAGAAGTCCTAGGAGTTTCCACATTGCGGCTGTTTTGAGTTTCTGCACATCTGATTACagttttttgattttcttctatTTTTTAAGGAGTGTCGACATAAACTATTTGATTGACAAATAAATTGAGGTCGG of Daucus carota subsp. sativus chromosome 3, DH1 v3.0, whole genome shotgun sequence contains these proteins:
- the LOC108212771 gene encoding receptor-like protein 33; this translates as MWKLLGLLRILIMLLLLQYHVAVSLPSAPTSKHLSLSMQKVALFQFKLSLLIHTSASAACTSDRSYPKMMNWSMSSDCCMWKGVTCDPMKRNVFGLDLTCSHLEGVISPNSTLFQLSTLQFIYFDGNNLHGVLPDSIANLKSLTTLSLSDCNFSGPIPRTLGNLTKITYINLEFNHITGPIPYSLANIQSLEYIFLHNNSLTGQFPSWFNNFGHLVSLDLSDNLLSGHLPSNLTALNLTRLLALDLANNLLDGMIPSWLFDLPSLKYLYVDYNGFIGQLNEFNSSRSALEHFSCRENMLNGTIPQSFSKLVNLTHLNLADNQFGGEIPQWNGLILKGSSFYLNLSHNSLIGGIEHLPWDNLFILDLHSNMLNGSMPASISNSSSLCILNLSHNNLRGVLPSFPRNANQLKYLDLQSNMLNGFLPSFICNSSILHILNLSYNNFSGALPTCLGSVNYSLSVLDLRMNSIGGSLPSSLAFGKLRTLNLYGNKLEGTIPVSFAKFSYLEVLDIGSNHIRDTFPHCLESLPTLQVLVLKSNKFHGFISNDSKIERPFPSLRIIDLSYNEFSGLLPAKYIRNFSAMMNGDVHKVILGYMGYASYSDSIIVVIKGVEIELVRILTALTTIDLSQNKFEGEIPEYIGNLKSLRYLNLSHNYLTGHIPPLIGKLSVLESLDLSFNRLDGVIPQQLTNLFSLSHINLSQNNLSGRIPEGAQFHTFENDSYAGNLGLCGRPLSKKCIAEKREEEDDDDDDYFFSGLTWKAMLLGYGCGMVLGFVAGYLMFMAGKPKWLTKIVAREPGLIVSGMEIRRR